A stretch of Sinimarinibacterium sp. NLF-5-8 DNA encodes these proteins:
- a CDS encoding type II toxin-antitoxin system Phd/YefM family antitoxin, giving the protein MTTLTASEARANLYRLMDQTAQSHRPILISGKRSNAVLVAEEDWTAIQETLFLLSVPGMRDSIKAGMAEPIDSCTTELDW; this is encoded by the coding sequence ATGACCACGCTCACCGCAAGCGAAGCTCGCGCTAATCTGTATCGCCTTATGGATCAGACGGCGCAGTCACATCGCCCGATCCTTATCTCTGGCAAGCGTAGCAATGCCGTGCTGGTCGCAGAGGAGGATTGGACTGCCATTCAAGAGACACTCTTCTTGCTCTCTGTTCCCGGCATGCGTGACTCCATCAAGGCTGGGATGGCTGAGCCTATTGATTCGTGCACAACAGAGCTTGACTGGTGA
- a CDS encoding thioredoxin family protein, which yields MTKKAVFYHAGCSVCVEAEQNVAHALDRSRYNLEIVHLGQQKGRLKEAEAAGVKSVPALVLDGLPFHINFGAGLDALK from the coding sequence ATGACGAAGAAGGCAGTTTTTTACCACGCAGGTTGTTCTGTGTGCGTCGAAGCGGAGCAGAACGTGGCGCACGCGCTTGACCGCTCGCGCTACAACCTTGAGATCGTGCATCTGGGTCAGCAGAAGGGCCGGCTGAAGGAGGCCGAAGCTGCCGGGGTGAAGTCCGTGCCGGCACTCGTGCTTGATGGGCTGCCGTTTCATATCAACTTCGGGGCCGGACTCGACGCACTGAAGTAG
- a CDS encoding helix-turn-helix domain-containing protein translates to MVPPNKTVPVHPTRITALLEDVLGCKWSWSILRAIHAGTIRPGQIERAIPGLSTKVLNERLRKLVAHGVLEKTEFPEVPPHVEYGFTDLGNKFLAVLQQIEALERERAQQGAPPDGLAAASRRQDRR, encoded by the coding sequence ATGGTTCCCCCTAACAAAACGGTTCCCGTGCACCCTACGCGCATCACTGCGCTACTGGAGGACGTTTTGGGCTGCAAGTGGTCTTGGAGCATTTTGCGTGCTATTCACGCCGGCACTATCCGCCCGGGGCAGATTGAGCGGGCCATTCCCGGCCTTTCAACCAAGGTGCTCAACGAGCGTCTGAGAAAGCTTGTTGCACACGGCGTTCTTGAAAAAACGGAGTTCCCAGAGGTTCCGCCGCATGTCGAGTATGGGTTCACGGATCTCGGCAACAAGTTTCTGGCGGTGTTGCAGCAAATTGAGGCATTGGAGCGCGAGCGCGCCCAACAAGGCGCTCCACCGGACGGTCTTGCCGCCGCTTCGCGCCGTCAAGACCGCCGGTGA
- a CDS encoding Txe/YoeB family addiction module toxin produces the protein MIWRIVFTKQAQKDARNLASSGLKDKAQTLLNIVTDNPFKNPPPYEKLVGDLAGAYSRRINIQHRLVYEVLQSEHVVKVLRMWTHYE, from the coding sequence GTGATTTGGCGTATCGTCTTCACCAAGCAGGCTCAGAAAGACGCACGCAACCTTGCTTCTTCGGGACTCAAGGACAAGGCTCAGACACTACTCAACATCGTCACAGACAATCCCTTCAAGAATCCGCCACCTTACGAAAAGCTTGTGGGTGATTTAGCTGGTGCCTACTCCAGACGCATCAATATTCAACATCGACTCGTCTATGAGGTGCTGCAATCGGAGCACGTTGTCAAAGTGCTACGCATGTGGACACACTACGAGTAG
- a CDS encoding IS256 family transposase, translating to MSTKKHDVPDALLTSLLADYQKPEDLTGENGLLKRLTKLLVEKALDAEMAQHLGHAKHEPVANPAGNTRNGRSKKTLKGEFGELPIEVPRDRHDTFEPLLIPKHQTRWTGFDDKVISLYARGMTVREIQSHLEEMYGTEVSPSLISSITDAVADEVKAWQARPLDPVYPIVYLDCIRVKVREGAVRVKAVYLAIGVTLAGEKEVLGMWLAQTEGAKFWLQVVTELRNRGVQDIFIACVDGLKGFPEAIEAVFPKAAVQLCIVHMVRHSLNYVSWKRRPEVAADLKRIYQSVTADEAEQRLGEFEAKWDAEYLPIGQSWRRNWARLIPFFDYPPEIRKVIYTTNAIESVNMSLRKLTKNRASFPSDEALIKLFYLALRNISQKWTMPIRDWKAALTRFTIQFEERLPQL from the coding sequence ATGAGCACCAAGAAACATGACGTACCTGACGCCCTGTTGACCAGCCTGCTGGCCGACTACCAGAAACCCGAAGACCTGACCGGCGAGAACGGCCTCCTGAAGCGGCTGACCAAGTTGCTGGTCGAGAAGGCGCTCGATGCCGAAATGGCCCAGCATCTCGGCCACGCCAAGCACGAGCCGGTCGCGAATCCCGCCGGAAACACCCGCAACGGCCGTAGCAAGAAGACCCTCAAGGGCGAATTCGGCGAGTTGCCCATCGAAGTCCCGCGCGACCGCCACGACACCTTCGAGCCGCTGCTTATCCCCAAGCACCAGACCCGCTGGACCGGCTTCGACGACAAGGTCATCTCGCTCTACGCCCGCGGCATGACCGTCCGCGAGATCCAAAGCCACCTGGAGGAGATGTACGGCACCGAAGTTTCGCCCAGCCTGATCTCCTCGATCACCGACGCGGTGGCCGACGAGGTGAAGGCCTGGCAAGCGCGCCCCCTCGATCCGGTCTACCCGATCGTCTATCTCGACTGCATCCGCGTCAAGGTGCGCGAAGGCGCGGTGCGGGTGAAGGCGGTCTATCTCGCCATCGGCGTCACGCTGGCCGGCGAGAAGGAGGTGCTCGGCATGTGGCTCGCCCAGACCGAGGGTGCCAAGTTCTGGCTGCAGGTCGTCACCGAACTTCGGAACCGGGGCGTGCAGGACATCTTCATCGCCTGCGTCGACGGCCTGAAGGGTTTCCCCGAGGCGATCGAGGCCGTGTTCCCCAAGGCGGCGGTGCAGCTGTGCATCGTGCACATGGTGCGGCACAGCCTGAACTACGTGTCGTGGAAGCGGCGCCCCGAAGTCGCGGCCGACCTGAAGCGCATCTACCAGTCCGTCACCGCCGACGAAGCCGAGCAGCGGCTGGGGGAATTCGAGGCGAAGTGGGATGCCGAGTATCTGCCGATCGGCCAGTCCTGGCGCCGGAACTGGGCCAGGTTGATCCCGTTCTTCGACTACCCGCCGGAGATCAGGAAGGTGATCTACACGACCAATGCCATCGAGTCGGTGAACATGAGCCTGAGGAAACTGACCAAGAACCGCGCCTCGTTCCCGAGCGACGAGGCGCTGATCAAGCTGTTCTATCTGGCGCTGAGGAACATCAGCCAGAAATGGACCATGCCGATCCGGGATTGGAAGGCTGCGCTGACTCGATTTACCATCCAGTTCGAGGAGCGGCTTCCTCAGCTGTGA